One Owenweeksia hongkongensis DSM 17368 genomic region harbors:
- a CDS encoding TraB/GumN family protein gives MEQMDIKNRWGKWAGSLAVMAVLLLVVLPTKAQKSSLLWKIENPETQATSYIFGTYHLIGSAYLDENAPVKKAYEESETVVIETELDSSAMMMVAMKAMMLDNSLKSLVDSADYVLLKQEIEPIIGMPISQFDNVKPIMLSTMYSVAKAQEVTPKDFTFDGTPIDLFFAEDGKEKGKKVVPLETAMEQAEILFDSQTVEEQAAALVENVKAELEDDLSAEILDAYQKQDLDKLWELSQDWDESMGEMTLLLDDRNKKWIPKLKPLLDEGKAFIAVGALHLPGEMGVLELLKAEGYVVSSRE, from the coding sequence ATGGAACAGATGGATATAAAAAATAGGTGGGGGAAATGGGCAGGAAGCTTAGCTGTAATGGCAGTTTTGTTGCTTGTAGTTTTGCCTACAAAGGCCCAAAAGTCGTCCCTTTTATGGAAAATAGAAAACCCGGAAACCCAGGCCACTTCCTACATATTTGGGACGTATCATTTAATTGGCTCAGCGTATTTGGATGAAAATGCTCCTGTGAAAAAAGCTTATGAAGAATCAGAAACTGTAGTGATAGAAACGGAGCTTGATTCATCGGCAATGATGATGGTGGCCATGAAGGCGATGATGCTTGATAACTCTTTGAAGAGCTTGGTAGATAGCGCAGATTATGTTTTGCTAAAGCAAGAAATAGAGCCCATCATTGGGATGCCCATTTCACAGTTTGATAATGTAAAACCCATCATGCTTTCTACGATGTATTCTGTAGCAAAAGCGCAGGAGGTAACTCCTAAAGATTTCACTTTTGATGGAACACCGATAGACTTATTTTTTGCGGAGGATGGAAAAGAGAAGGGTAAGAAAGTAGTGCCATTGGAAACCGCCATGGAGCAAGCTGAAATTCTTTTTGATAGCCAAACGGTGGAAGAGCAAGCAGCAGCTTTGGTAGAAAATGTGAAAGCGGAGTTAGAAGATGATTTGAGTGCAGAGATTTTGGATGCCTATCAAAAACAGGATTTGGATAAACTATGGGAACTAAGTCAGGATTGGGACGAATCGATGGGTGAAATGACTTTATTGCTGGATGACCGAAACAAAAAGTGGATTCCAAAGCTTAAACCTTTGTTGGATGAAGGAAAGGCTTTTATAGCGGTTGGAGCCTTGCATCTGCCTGGTGAAATGGGAGTGCTTGAGTTGCTGAAAGCAGAAGGGTACGTAGTCAGTAGTAGGGAGTAA
- the hemJ gene encoding protoporphyrinogen oxidase HemJ codes for MSYLFLKSLHIIGFVSWFAGIFYIVRLFVYHREAWDRNDETGTILRKQYEIMEGRLLNIIQTPAMVMTLTGGLGMLIINPSWLNQPWMHVKLTLVIGLIAYHFSNYRQMKKLRTEPTSFSSFGFRLYNELPTLVLIAIVMLAVWKNLQGLWLGFGLLLMLGVVFFIVAKLYKKSREKKV; via the coding sequence ATGAGCTACCTCTTTTTAAAATCTCTTCACATCATTGGCTTTGTAAGCTGGTTTGCAGGAATATTCTACATCGTACGCCTATTTGTATATCACCGCGAGGCCTGGGATAGAAATGACGAAACGGGCACCATCCTGCGTAAGCAGTATGAAATAATGGAAGGGCGCCTGCTAAATATCATTCAAACACCCGCCATGGTAATGACTTTGACCGGGGGCCTTGGCATGCTTATCATCAACCCTTCCTGGCTCAATCAACCCTGGATGCACGTAAAGCTCACCTTAGTAATTGGCCTCATTGCCTATCACTTTAGCAACTATCGTCAAATGAAAAAACTGCGCACCGAGCCTACCTCATTCAGTAGTTTTGGGTTTAGGCTTTACAACGAGTTGCCCACTCTCGTTCTTATCGCAATAGTGATGCTGGCCGTGTGGAAAAACCTTCAAGGACTGTGGTTAGGTTTCGGACTTTTACTCATGCTTGGTGTAGTATTTTTTATCGTAGCCAAATTGTATAAAAAGAGCCGCGAGAAGAAGGTTTAA
- a CDS encoding NAD(P)/FAD-dependent oxidoreductase: MDTEICIVGAGPAGATLSHFLTKEKINHIVLDKGSFPRDKICGDGITVDVLNVLKRISPELQERFTQESEMLASWGFCFHASNGKELRYDFRDNGFPMAPFYTSRRLDLDDFLVRNLTDEYGKLLNESEVIGIIRHDAGVDVTYVNGGVEHVIKAKMIIGAEGEKPIVTRHLGLEHFREKEHLIGALRVYYKNVKGFHDGNHLEFFFDKELLPGYFWAFPLSNNEANVGLGMVSTAISDKKVNLKKMLDHVIENNMKVARMFAEAEPLEKTRGWGLPIITPKRQIAGERFALIGDAAGMIEPFTGKGIGPGMMSARICSEHIVQALKDKDYNMTHYQEHMYRYYKSEIKTGYTLQKTLKYPIALNSVLGLSNLSAIKKWSHNKMVTEWNRWI; this comes from the coding sequence ATGGATACAGAAATCTGTATAGTGGGCGCGGGGCCAGCTGGGGCTACGCTTTCTCACTTTTTGACCAAGGAAAAAATAAACCATATAGTTCTTGATAAGGGCAGTTTTCCCAGAGATAAAATATGTGGTGACGGCATTACCGTAGATGTGCTCAATGTGCTGAAGCGAATTAGTCCTGAGCTGCAAGAGCGATTTACTCAAGAGTCTGAAATGTTGGCTTCCTGGGGATTTTGTTTTCATGCTTCAAATGGCAAAGAGTTGCGCTATGACTTTAGGGATAATGGCTTCCCTATGGCGCCATTTTACACTTCTCGAAGGTTAGATCTTGATGATTTTTTGGTTCGAAACCTTACTGATGAATACGGCAAACTTTTAAACGAAAGCGAAGTAATAGGAATTATCCGCCATGATGCAGGTGTGGATGTAACTTATGTCAATGGAGGTGTAGAGCATGTAATAAAGGCCAAAATGATAATTGGAGCAGAAGGTGAAAAGCCTATCGTGACACGTCATTTGGGTTTGGAGCACTTTCGTGAGAAGGAGCATTTGATAGGGGCACTACGTGTCTATTACAAAAATGTGAAAGGATTCCATGATGGGAATCACTTGGAATTCTTTTTTGATAAAGAATTGCTGCCTGGATATTTCTGGGCATTTCCACTTAGTAATAATGAAGCAAATGTTGGATTAGGGATGGTGAGCACCGCTATTTCTGATAAAAAAGTAAACCTCAAGAAAATGCTCGATCATGTGATTGAAAACAATATGAAGGTGGCAAGGATGTTTGCGGAAGCTGAACCTTTGGAAAAAACCAGAGGCTGGGGTTTGCCCATAATTACGCCCAAGCGGCAAATTGCTGGCGAGCGATTTGCATTGATTGGCGATGCTGCGGGAATGATTGAGCCTTTTACCGGAAAGGGTATTGGCCCGGGCATGATGTCGGCACGGATTTGCTCCGAGCATATTGTGCAGGCCTTGAAGGACAAAGATTATAACATGACGCACTATCAAGAACACATGTACAGGTATTATAAAAGTGAGATAAAAACGGGCTACACTTTACAGAAAACTTTAAAGTATCCGATTGCCTTAAATAGTGTTCTTGGATTGAGTAATTTGTCAGCTATCAAAAAGTGGTCGCACAACAAAATGGTAACCGAATGGAACAGATGGATATAA
- a CDS encoding OmpA family protein — protein sequence MKISIKHIAFATLLNAGLAYGQNNQPELKTWSVGARLVHLYDLPSYKYDTETSRDMKGLNGDNTKFDLGVDLYVEKQFTPFWGVQVGFRTGGLTGANEVEYYENSFYEGTADLLFNLSNLDKRHMDSRWNYYARLGMGMGNFTSERYLTLDDSPNGNFDDNYWEGRVGAGLQYEINSSWRVELDVAYNLAFNDGFDGYNNSTGNDPYLSTGLGIAYTFGKKENNPMYGVNFFSPEYFGEPESAKVDNRPTAADSALANELTGAKSQMEEMNALIAKQEADLAELKAQKQKVEAPKTQREFVFFAFDSAILSEDAKRELAKTMAEVTGAIKVTGYADNTGDSSYNEKLKMRRAEAVKQFLVQGLQMSEESITVQLADEVKDLKNNEFLNRKVVVEFQQ from the coding sequence ATGAAAATTTCAATAAAACATATAGCCTTTGCCACCCTGCTTAATGCAGGGTTGGCTTACGGCCAAAACAATCAGCCAGAACTAAAAACCTGGAGCGTGGGAGCACGTTTGGTTCACTTGTATGACTTGCCTTCGTATAAATACGACACCGAGACAAGTCGTGATATGAAAGGACTAAATGGCGATAACACAAAATTTGACCTTGGAGTAGACCTTTATGTAGAAAAACAATTCACTCCTTTTTGGGGAGTGCAAGTAGGTTTTAGAACAGGAGGCCTTACCGGTGCAAATGAAGTGGAGTATTATGAGAACAGTTTTTATGAGGGTACCGCAGATTTACTTTTTAACCTGAGCAATCTTGATAAAAGACACATGGACAGCCGATGGAATTATTATGCTCGACTAGGTATGGGTATGGGTAATTTTACTTCTGAGAGATACTTGACTTTAGATGATAGTCCAAACGGAAACTTTGACGACAATTATTGGGAAGGACGAGTAGGCGCTGGTCTTCAATATGAAATCAACTCTTCATGGAGAGTAGAGTTGGATGTAGCTTATAATCTAGCCTTTAATGATGGTTTTGATGGTTATAATAATTCTACAGGGAACGATCCTTATCTGAGCACGGGCTTGGGTATAGCGTACACTTTTGGTAAAAAAGAGAACAATCCAATGTACGGGGTGAATTTCTTTAGCCCTGAATATTTTGGTGAGCCAGAATCGGCTAAAGTGGATAATAGACCGACTGCTGCGGATAGTGCTTTAGCCAATGAATTGACGGGCGCAAAATCTCAGATGGAGGAAATGAATGCTTTGATCGCTAAGCAAGAAGCTGACTTAGCAGAACTGAAAGCTCAAAAGCAGAAGGTAGAAGCACCAAAGACCCAGAGAGAGTTTGTGTTTTTTGCCTTTGACTCAGCAATATTGAGTGAGGATGCAAAGCGTGAATTGGCAAAAACAATGGCTGAAGTAACGGGAGCTATTAAGGTAACCGGATACGCGGATAACACGGGTGATAGCTCTTATAATGAAAAGCTAAAGATGCGTAGAGCCGAAGCGGTAAAGCAATTTTTGGTTCAAGGGCTTCAGATGAGCGAAGAGTCAATTACTGTTCAACTAGCCGATGAGGTAAAGGATTTGAAAAATAATGAATTCTTAAATCGGAAGGTGGTAGTAGAATTTCAACAATAA
- a CDS encoding sensor histidine kinase → MQIRKKLTYRFIAIVAFILFFSSLAIYISSADYRRDDFYNRLLNKARNTAKLLIEVEEVDAKLLQRMEQDNPSSLPEEKIVIFNYKNQRIFNTGEKGVLKISQELIDQIRLEEEVRYEENGYEVVGFMFADTYDRFVVIAAGKDIYGLSKLRNLRNILLFVFAISIIIVSISGWLFAGQALHPISKLVERVNNISITSLNLRLDEGKNQDEISQLAHTFNQMLERLEKAFKMQKNFIANASHELRTPLTAITGQLEVVLMKDRNEEEYRNTMASVLDDMKSLNHTSNRLLLLAQASSETSQVDIKPVRVDDLLWQVQQELTKRNTDYFIEIGFSETMEDEAQLTVIGNEQLLKTAISNLAENGCKYSDDHKMEIFVLPKSKHLHILFKDHGIGIAKEELKHIFEPFHRGTNALGYKGHGIGLSLVDRIVHLHNGKIDVTSALGQGTTFTLIMPYS, encoded by the coding sequence ATGCAAATCCGGAAGAAACTTACCTACCGATTTATTGCCATTGTGGCCTTCATTCTGTTCTTCTCCTCATTGGCTATTTATATTTCATCAGCCGATTATCGTAGAGATGATTTTTATAACCGCCTGCTTAACAAAGCCCGAAACACTGCCAAGTTACTTATAGAGGTGGAGGAAGTTGACGCCAAGCTTTTGCAACGGATGGAGCAGGACAATCCTTCAAGTCTGCCAGAGGAAAAAATTGTGATTTTCAACTACAAAAACCAACGGATATTTAATACTGGTGAAAAAGGAGTTTTAAAAATATCGCAAGAGCTAATTGACCAAATACGACTGGAAGAAGAGGTGCGCTATGAGGAAAATGGCTACGAAGTGGTAGGCTTTATGTTTGCCGACACCTATGATCGCTTTGTGGTAATAGCTGCCGGAAAGGACATTTATGGATTGAGCAAACTTCGAAACCTTCGAAACATTTTACTTTTTGTTTTTGCGATAAGCATCATCATTGTTTCCATTTCGGGATGGTTATTTGCCGGCCAGGCGCTCCATCCTATTTCTAAACTTGTAGAGCGTGTAAATAATATTAGTATTACCAGCCTCAATCTGCGGCTGGATGAAGGTAAAAATCAGGATGAAATATCACAACTGGCTCATACTTTTAATCAAATGCTAGAACGACTCGAAAAGGCGTTTAAGATGCAAAAGAACTTTATCGCCAATGCATCTCACGAACTTCGCACTCCACTCACTGCAATTACCGGGCAGCTGGAGGTTGTACTAATGAAAGACCGCAACGAGGAGGAATACAGAAATACGATGGCATCCGTATTGGATGATATGAAGAGCCTCAATCATACTTCGAACCGCCTTCTTCTTTTGGCGCAAGCCAGCTCTGAAACTTCACAGGTAGATATAAAACCAGTGCGCGTAGATGACTTACTTTGGCAAGTGCAGCAAGAGCTCACTAAACGCAACACCGACTACTTCATAGAGATTGGTTTTTCTGAAACGATGGAAGATGAAGCGCAGCTTACCGTTATCGGAAATGAGCAGCTATTGAAAACCGCAATTTCCAATTTGGCTGAAAACGGATGCAAATATTCAGATGATCATAAGATGGAAATCTTTGTACTTCCAAAATCAAAGCACCTCCATATACTTTTTAAAGATCATGGAATTGGAATAGCCAAAGAAGAACTCAAGCATATCTTCGAACCCTTTCACAGAGGTACAAATGCACTGGGTTATAAAGGCCATGGTATTGGATTATCCTTGGTAGATCGTATCGTACACCTGCACAACGGCAAAATTGACGTCACCTCCGCCCTCGGACAAGGCACCACATTTACCCTCATTATGCCCTACTCATAA
- a CDS encoding dihydrolipoyl dehydrogenase family protein — translation MAHFKHIVIGSGQAGVPLAIFLANRGESTLIIEKDKVGGTCVNTGCTPSKTMHEAIRKIYHSQHIEYAGLTVQSSFDFGKLMKHVRDIRNTWSEGSTDNIENTENLTLARGRAHFIDDRTVSIRGFNLIDEQHTADFFYINTGARPRMPEVEGLNSVGPLTNRNIFELTEQPKSLIIIGGGYIGLEFAQMFARIGTSVSVVNHGDKIVGREDDDIIELLQKKLEEEGVTFYLNKSPEKATKESNGVSLTLEGGKTLKADKILVAAGRIPNSDHLGLEAAGINVNDKGVIEVNEVLGTSIEHIYALGEVAGTPQFTHMAYDDYRVVKANIEKPKVRNTLHRTVPYTLFTDPHLGRFGLNEKEAKKKNLDYKLYEMPMSSVARAAEKNEPYGKIKVLCDPQSEEILGASILGVDGGEMMTVLQMACSGGITAPQLQEYIFAHPLLAEGFNNLFIS, via the coding sequence ATGGCTCACTTCAAACATATAGTCATAGGTTCAGGGCAAGCCGGAGTTCCTTTGGCAATATTTTTGGCAAACCGAGGTGAGAGCACCCTGATAATCGAAAAAGATAAAGTTGGAGGAACATGTGTAAATACTGGTTGCACTCCTTCCAAAACCATGCATGAAGCCATTCGCAAAATTTATCATTCACAACATATTGAATACGCAGGTCTAACGGTTCAGAGTTCCTTTGACTTTGGAAAATTGATGAAGCACGTTCGGGATATTCGCAATACCTGGAGTGAAGGTTCTACAGACAATATTGAGAATACCGAAAACCTGACACTAGCTCGAGGTCGTGCTCATTTTATTGATGATCGAACAGTAAGTATCAGAGGATTTAATCTAATTGATGAGCAGCATACTGCGGACTTCTTTTATATAAATACTGGTGCACGCCCGCGCATGCCAGAAGTAGAAGGATTAAATTCAGTGGGTCCCCTTACCAATCGAAACATTTTTGAACTAACCGAGCAGCCAAAATCACTTATAATAATTGGGGGAGGATACATTGGGCTAGAGTTTGCGCAAATGTTTGCCCGCATTGGCACTTCGGTTTCTGTGGTAAATCATGGGGATAAAATAGTCGGTCGAGAAGATGATGATATCATTGAACTTCTTCAGAAAAAACTGGAAGAAGAAGGGGTTACTTTTTATCTAAATAAATCTCCTGAAAAGGCTACTAAAGAGAGTAATGGAGTAAGCTTGACACTGGAAGGTGGTAAAACCTTAAAAGCAGACAAAATACTTGTAGCTGCTGGACGTATTCCAAATTCTGATCACCTAGGGTTAGAAGCTGCCGGGATAAATGTGAATGATAAAGGAGTAATTGAAGTGAACGAAGTTTTGGGCACTTCGATAGAACATATTTATGCTTTAGGGGAGGTGGCAGGCACACCACAATTTACCCACATGGCCTACGATGATTATCGTGTGGTAAAAGCTAATATTGAGAAGCCAAAAGTTAGAAACACTTTACATCGCACTGTTCCTTACACGCTTTTTACTGATCCTCACCTTGGCCGCTTTGGCTTAAATGAGAAAGAGGCTAAAAAGAAGAATTTAGATTACAAATTGTATGAAATGCCAATGTCTTCTGTAGCGCGTGCTGCTGAAAAAAACGAACCCTACGGTAAAATAAAGGTACTCTGTGATCCTCAAAGCGAAGAGATTCTTGGAGCATCCATTTTGGGTGTGGATGGCGGAGAAATGATGACAGTACTACAAATGGCTTGTTCAGGAGGCATTACTGCACCTCAACTGCAGGAATACATTTTTGCCCACCCACTGCTGGCCGAAGGTTTCAACAACCTTTTTATTTCATAA
- a CDS encoding aldehyde dehydrogenase family protein, whose product MTNPSPELPGRIAAIYQSQKLFFESGSTLSYKFRKDQLKKLKDVVVDYEPQILDALKQDFSKPEFEGYATEVGFLLEEINFTLENLSGWMEKERVSSPLTSWPSKSYILPYPKGVTLVIGPWNYPFQLALAPVVAALAAGNTAIIKPPEQTPKTAALISKMIGENFDSGLLAVVEGEGHVVVPELINNHRFDHVFFTGSTGVGKKIAEMAAPHLSPVTLELGGKSPAIIDKTANLKVAAKRIAFGKWVNAGQTCVAPDYLLVHYEVYDKFVENLKNVITDFYGDEPLGSKHLASLINKKHFESQLEYLSEGKIIFGGKADHQKLRIEPTLITDVKMDDKLMQNEIFGPVLPILSFESIEEAKTVIAENPNPLSLYVFTSDSKFEKSFIERVAFGGGAVNNALVHLSNPELPFGGVGNSGFGSYHGKSGFDTFSHKKGIMKTATWFDLAMKYPPYGKFALKMIRWLMK is encoded by the coding sequence ATGACTAATCCATCACCAGAGTTACCTGGAAGAATAGCAGCTATATATCAATCCCAAAAATTATTTTTTGAGAGCGGATCTACTCTTTCCTATAAGTTTAGAAAAGATCAACTCAAAAAGTTGAAGGATGTGGTGGTTGACTATGAACCACAAATTTTGGATGCGTTGAAGCAAGATTTTTCCAAACCAGAGTTTGAGGGTTATGCCACAGAAGTAGGCTTTTTGCTTGAAGAAATAAATTTCACTTTAGAAAATCTGAGCGGATGGATGGAGAAGGAAAGAGTAAGTAGCCCGCTTACTAGTTGGCCTTCTAAGAGCTACATTTTGCCATACCCCAAGGGAGTAACTTTGGTAATTGGTCCTTGGAATTACCCTTTTCAATTGGCGCTGGCTCCTGTGGTGGCTGCGCTGGCCGCGGGAAATACGGCTATCATAAAGCCGCCAGAACAAACGCCCAAGACTGCAGCTCTTATTAGTAAAATGATTGGTGAAAACTTTGATTCGGGTCTATTGGCCGTGGTTGAAGGCGAGGGGCATGTGGTAGTTCCAGAGTTGATAAACAATCACCGATTTGACCATGTATTTTTTACGGGGAGTACCGGTGTAGGAAAGAAAATCGCAGAAATGGCAGCTCCACACCTTAGCCCAGTTACGTTGGAGCTCGGTGGAAAAAGCCCTGCTATCATTGATAAAACGGCTAATTTAAAAGTTGCGGCAAAGCGAATAGCTTTTGGCAAATGGGTAAATGCGGGGCAAACATGTGTTGCTCCAGATTATCTTTTGGTGCATTATGAGGTCTATGACAAGTTTGTCGAAAATCTGAAAAATGTAATTACAGATTTTTATGGCGATGAGCCTCTAGGTAGTAAGCATTTGGCCAGTCTTATCAACAAGAAGCATTTCGAATCACAGTTAGAATATTTGTCTGAAGGGAAAATCATTTTTGGAGGTAAAGCCGATCATCAAAAACTGAGAATAGAGCCCACGCTTATTACCGATGTAAAGATGGATGATAAGCTTATGCAGAATGAAATCTTTGGACCGGTGCTGCCCATTTTAAGTTTTGAAAGCATTGAAGAAGCCAAGACTGTGATTGCTGAAAATCCTAATCCTCTTTCGCTATACGTTTTTACTTCAGATAGCAAATTTGAAAAGAGCTTTATTGAAAGAGTAGCTTTTGGAGGCGGGGCAGTAAACAATGCTCTTGTACATCTTAGCAATCCTGAGCTGCCTTTTGGAGGTGTTGGAAATAGTGGTTTTGGCAGCTATCATGGTAAATCAGGTTTTGATACTTTTTCGCACAAAAAAGGGATTATGAAAACCGCAACCTGGTTTGATTTAGCAATGAAATATCCGCCTTATGGCAAATTTGCTTTGAAGATGATTCGCTGGCTTATGAAATAA
- a CDS encoding response regulator, with protein MKLLIVEDEPKVAAFLNQGLSEQRFETDVVYDGQMGLKMAQRNSYDIILLDIIIPYINGIELCKSIKETHPDVPIIMLTALGTTDDKLTGFDAGADDYLVKPFEFKELLARIRALLKRSTGQMSVGNKIKVADLELDLDKKRALRNEKVIELTAKEFSLLEYLMRHKGRVISRSEIAEHVWEVTFDTGTNVVDVYVNLLRKKVDKDFDTKLIHTKIGSGYILNAE; from the coding sequence ATGAAGCTCCTGATTGTAGAAGATGAACCTAAAGTAGCGGCCTTTTTAAACCAGGGTTTATCCGAACAACGTTTTGAAACCGATGTGGTTTATGATGGTCAAATGGGCTTGAAGATGGCTCAACGAAATTCCTATGACATCATTCTGCTGGACATAATCATTCCTTACATCAATGGTATCGAACTTTGCAAAAGCATCAAGGAGACTCACCCAGATGTGCCCATCATAATGCTTACTGCCCTTGGCACTACTGATGATAAACTCACAGGGTTTGATGCCGGAGCGGATGACTATTTGGTGAAACCTTTTGAGTTTAAAGAATTGCTTGCCCGCATTAGAGCATTACTAAAACGCAGCACCGGTCAAATGAGCGTGGGCAACAAAATAAAGGTGGCAGATCTTGAACTGGATTTGGACAAGAAACGGGCTTTACGAAACGAAAAAGTGATTGAGCTTACCGCTAAAGAATTTTCGCTTTTAGAATATCTCATGCGCCACAAAGGGCGTGTGATTTCAAGGTCAGAGATTGCAGAGCATGTATGGGAAGTAACCTTTGACACGGGCACTAACGTGGTAGATGTATATGTAAATCTTCTACGTAAAAAGGTGGATAAAGATTTTGACACCAAACTCATCCATACCAAAATTGGCTCCGGGTATATTCTTAATGCCGAATAG
- a CDS encoding SIMPL domain-containing protein, with the protein MKNIGAAIAIGLALVITAIIAVSGIKQRNDYDDTIVVTGLGKKDFVSDLIVWSGSFSRLEMNLKEAYAKLDADREIIRKYFVEQGVKEAELVFSAVDISKDYEYEYLQNGNSNRVFRGYRLSQTVKIESKEVDKVENISREVTELINQGVEFNSNSPQFYYTGLSDLKLEMISAATKDGRLRAERIAENASATLGNLKEASMGVFQIIAQNSNEDYSWGGTYNTYAKKKTATITMRLEFAIR; encoded by the coding sequence ATGAAAAATATAGGAGCCGCTATAGCCATCGGTTTAGCTTTGGTAATTACTGCCATAATTGCTGTAAGCGGCATAAAGCAACGGAATGATTATGATGACACCATCGTAGTTACGGGACTTGGTAAAAAGGACTTTGTAAGCGACTTGATTGTATGGAGCGGAAGTTTTAGCCGACTGGAGATGAACTTAAAAGAAGCTTATGCCAAGTTGGATGCTGACCGTGAAATTATTCGTAAGTACTTTGTGGAGCAAGGGGTAAAGGAAGCTGAGTTGGTATTTTCAGCGGTAGATATTTCTAAAGATTATGAATATGAGTATTTACAAAATGGCAACAGCAACCGGGTTTTTAGAGGGTACAGATTGAGCCAAACGGTAAAGATAGAATCAAAAGAGGTGGATAAAGTGGAGAATATAAGCCGTGAGGTTACAGAGCTTATCAATCAAGGTGTGGAGTTTAATTCAAACTCGCCTCAGTTTTATTATACAGGTCTTTCAGATCTCAAACTTGAAATGATTTCTGCGGCTACTAAAGACGGCCGTTTAAGAGCAGAGCGAATTGCAGAAAATGCCAGTGCAACGCTGGGAAACCTTAAAGAGGCCAGCATGGGAGTTTTTCAAATAATTGCCCAAAACAGCAACGAAGATTATAGTTGGGGAGGAACGTATAACACCTATGCTAAAAAGAAAACGGCAACAATCACCATGCGCTTGGAATTTGCAATTAGGTAA
- a CDS encoding bifunctional alpha/beta hydrolase/OsmC family protein — translation MKSEKVKFKNKEGVELAGKLELPLDKRPDQFAIFAHCFTCGKDLKSERNIALALTQKGWGVLRFDFTGLGQSGGDFSDSNFTSNVNDLFAAAEFLKENHKEPTLLIGHSLGGAAVLIAGAKMDSVRAIATIGAPSEPDHVTKLFTESIEEIKEKGEAKVLLAGREFSIKDQFVKDLENTKVDELIKELRGKATLVMHSPQDDTVGIANARHLYEKLHHPKSFVSLDGADHLLSYPSDSAYAGDMIANWVQRYAPARVAAALETDEQVVVRLNDGPFLTEILAGKYHILADEPKSVGGEDLGPSPYELVSAGLGACTAMTIKMYANRKDWPLKEVKVHLSYDNSYFEDIKHCDSEERKIGKFIRIIEVEGDLDEKQRERILQIANKCPVHKTLESSSEVETKLKEI, via the coding sequence ATGAAATCTGAGAAGGTAAAATTCAAAAACAAAGAAGGAGTAGAATTGGCAGGTAAGCTGGAATTGCCGTTAGATAAGCGACCTGATCAGTTTGCCATTTTTGCGCACTGTTTTACCTGTGGTAAGGATTTAAAATCTGAGCGAAATATTGCTTTGGCGCTTACGCAAAAAGGATGGGGTGTTTTACGATTTGATTTTACAGGCTTGGGTCAAAGTGGTGGCGATTTTAGCGACAGCAACTTTACTTCCAATGTGAATGATCTTTTTGCTGCTGCTGAGTTTTTAAAGGAAAACCACAAGGAGCCTACATTGCTTATCGGTCACTCCTTGGGTGGTGCAGCTGTGCTTATAGCTGGTGCCAAAATGGATTCGGTTCGGGCGATTGCTACTATTGGGGCTCCTTCGGAACCTGACCATGTGACTAAGCTTTTTACGGAAAGTATAGAGGAGATAAAGGAAAAAGGGGAAGCTAAAGTTCTATTGGCGGGCCGAGAGTTTTCTATAAAAGATCAGTTTGTAAAAGACCTTGAAAACACTAAAGTAGATGAGCTGATAAAAGAGCTGAGAGGAAAGGCTACTTTGGTAATGCACTCTCCACAAGATGATACCGTTGGTATTGCCAATGCGCGTCATTTGTATGAAAAATTACACCATCCCAAAAGCTTTGTAAGCTTAGATGGAGCCGATCATTTATTGAGCTACCCTTCGGATTCTGCTTATGCTGGAGATATGATTGCCAATTGGGTTCAGAGGTATGCGCCTGCTAGGGTAGCGGCAGCTCTTGAAACAGATGAGCAAGTTGTTGTTCGATTGAATGATGGCCCATTTTTAACAGAAATATTAGCAGGAAAGTATCACATTTTGGCCGATGAGCCAAAGAGTGTTGGTGGCGAGGATTTAGGTCCTAGCCCTTATGAATTAGTGTCGGCTGGTCTTGGTGCTTGTACCGCCATGACCATAAAAATGTATGCTAATCGAAAAGATTGGCCGCTAAAAGAAGTGAAGGTTCATTTGAGTTATGACAACAGCTATTTTGAAGATATAAAGCATTGCGATAGCGAAGAGCGCAAGATTGGAAAGTTCATCAGGATAATAGAGGTAGAGGGCGATTTGGATGAAAAGCAACGAGAGCGAATTTTACAAATTGCCAATAAATGTCCGGTGCACAAAACACTGGAAAGCTCGTCAGAGGTGGAAACGAAATTAAAAGAAATATGA